The following DNA comes from Rhodohalobacter mucosus.
TGCGCGCTATTTTTAAACTCTGCATGCTCTTTTTGTACACGGTAGCTGCCTATTCAGTGTACTTCATTTGGTACCTGTTTTTGAAACTTTTCCGAAAACCTGTTGAGCCCTGGCGAAACATCCTTTTGAAATACTGGAGCCGAGGCATATGTGCAATATTGAATATGAAGATGCGCGTTGAGGGCAAAGCACCGCAAGCACCGTTCGTGGTCGTATCCAATCATGTAAGCTATCTGGACGTAGTTCCCCTTTACGGCGTACTTGATTGTACATTCATCGCCAAAAAAGAGATAAGATCCTGGCCTCTCATCGGCTTTATGGCTAAAACACTGGGTGTCATTTTTATCGACAGGGCGCGGAGAAGTGATGTAAACAGGGTTAACAGGGAGCAGATGGAGAACCTGAACGAGCACCAGGGAATACTCATATTCCCTGAGGGTACGACATCCGACGGTTCAAGGATTTTGCGGCTTCGGTCACCATTGCTCCAAACTGCAATCGATACAGGCCTTCCGGTGCACGTAGTTACCCTCTATTATGAAACAGCCGATTCTGACATTGCTGCTACGGATTCAATTTGCTGGCACGGGGACATTTCGCTGGGCCGACATGCACTACGGATGGCTAAAACAACCCGAATAGATTGTGTTATAACAATTAATGATGAACCCGTAGAGGGGTTAGACCGTAAAGTGCTTGTTGAAAATCTCCAGAAAAAAATGCGCGGCCAGTTTAAACCTATGAAAGCCTGATTTAACCTGATGTAAGGTAATTCCATCATCGCTTTTGTCAATAATTCGCTCTTTCAGCTGACTATGAGCACTGGGAGACTCCCCTGAAAGGAGTGAAGGGGTACCGGCTTGTTAAGGGCAGGGGTGTTAAGCGGTAAGCCAAACGCCAGAATGCAATTGACTGAGACGGATAACACATAGACCCGAATGCATCGATGGATGACGGGTTAACCTCCTCATCCGTCCAGAGCCCTGGCAAGAACTTCTGCCCATTCGCCGGGGCTTATTTATTTCAATTCATTTTTTTTAAGGTGAACCAACGTTAATCCGGTTTAATCGGTCACCTCAAACGTTTCAGTAGCTGAAAACGGAACGCCGGTTTGGGTTATACCCTGCAGTACCACTCTGTATCTGGATGGAACGTCATTGGTCCAGAATTGCAGCGTACCGCCCGTTTCGGGGATGCTCAGATCACCTTCCCAATGCAGTGTAATTCGCTCATCCGGTTCTTCTATGTCCCGGGGTACCGTAATTCCATATCGGGGTGAGTAAAATTGTGTGGGCTGCTGATAACCCTGAATACGGCCTGCAAGCGTACCCCGTTCATTTTCCACATATCCTGTTTCACCGCGTCGTGTGCGTACCGATATTACCCCGCCTGTACCTGAAATGCCAAACGATGCCAGTTCCACTGATCGTCTGAACACATTGATCGTTTTGACATCCGCAGGTGAAAGACTGAGAAGATAGGAGGCATCTGTTTCAATATTATCCACCAAAATAAGAGGGCTAGGGGGTGCAGACCCGCCTAAGTTGGTAAATCCGGTGCTTATTTCCACCTGGTTGCCTACCACGCTCACACCCGGAATTTGATTCAGGACGATGTTGATTGGCAGTGTGGAAAGATGCTCCTGCTCATCAAAATCGACTCTCTGGCCAGGTCTTTCCCCAAACCTTCTGAACTGCTCCTCTTCATCGACTTCTTCCCGTTCGCCCGTTACGGTAATCTCGTCAAGTTCGCCGAACAGTTCAGCTTCAAGATAACGTTCAGTGCCGGATCTGGCACTTTGAGAGCGCTCCTTGAGGCTGTTAATAGCGACAGAACCAGTTGCGCCGCGTTCGTCCTCTGTATTGCTAAAGTACGATTGCGTCAGCTCTTCAGCAGGGGGGACAGCGGAATTTTCAAGGTTAGCAAACTGGTTATCCAGCTCTATTTGTACACGGTCACCGCCACTTTCATTGTTGGCACGCAGCACAAATGAAGCCGCTCCTGTAACATCGAGTCCGGAAATCATAAATTTACCATCAGGACCCGTTGTTACGATATCCAGGTTCTCTTCATCATCGTCCAATGAAAAAGCTACGGTGGCATTTTCAAGTGGCCTTCCGCGAAACCCGCTTTTAATTGTCCCCGTAAGTGAAAAGCCTTCCTCGGGCAAAGAAAAAAGAGTTATATCATCTCTTTGCAAAACGGCATCCATATCGTACGAACGCCAGCCCTGTGTAAGAAGAAGGTAGTCGAGGTGCAGTCCGGCTTCTGGTTCATCGCTGAAATAGTATCCCGGATCCTCAATATAACCCCGTAATTCGGTTTCAAGGTACAGCCTGCTTCGGATATCGGTTGCATACTGCTGATAGTCTGCATAGGCATCATCAAATACAGTCAGACTGACATCTGCCGGAATCAGAACACGCTCGCCGTCTGATATGGCAATATCCAGCGCCACTTCTTCCCGCAATGAGTACGTCTGCTGATCCGGGGAAAGATCCGTCTCAATCCGGTCAAGCTCATTTTCATTGAATGAGAGCCTTTCTGATACCGGGTTGCCGCTGGGTCCCAGCAGCGTAAAGTGGACTATGCCCGAGGGAAACTGCATTCTTGGTATTGCAGTTTCACCCGAACCGTTTTCCATCAGGATTAGCGATGCGTAATAGATCTCACCCCGAACATGTGCAAAAAGCAGCAACTGGCCGTTTTGCGTTTCAGGGTCATTGCTTCGAACCGTGATCAGAAAGTCGGAGGGATTCCCGTCAACACGCAGCATGGAACCGCTTGAGACAGGCGCTGGAAGCTCTGTTCGTATCATTTCCCCGTCAATTTCTGCCACAGCAAAAGAACCGGACTCTTCAGACGTCCAGTTTTCAATTACCCCCATGCCGTTGTGTTCAGAGGCAAAGCGAACAGAATCGGTGCGATCCTGGCTGAAAACCCAGCCTGACACATCCCGGCTCAGCCCGTCATTTCCAATGGCTTTAAATGCAACCCTCTGCGAAAGCCCTGCAATCAGTTCTCCTCCTTCAGCAAAAAACTGCAGGTCCGGTGATCCATTTGGCGATTCGGCGGTATCATCAGTCTCTTCGTCTGACAGTACGGCAATATCAGCTTTGTGAATGTAGGATTCGCCAAAATTTTTGGCCCATGCCGTATACGCCTGAATGCGGTAGGTGCCTGCTTCAGGTTCCGTATTATTAAACGTCAGACTTCCCGAAGCTCTGCCGCTCTCAATGCGAACGGGAATACGCTCAATAAGTGAGCCTTCAGGATCAAACAGTTCAACGTAAAGTACACTGCTGATGGCAGAAGGGAGGTTTTGCGGGCCGGCGGTTACGAAGGCTGAAAACCAGATTCTGTCTCCATGAACATACCACTGCCGGTCGGTGTGCAAGTAGACCCTTTCGCGGATAAAATCATTCTGCAGTTCCCTGAAGTACTGAACGAACTCAACCGACTGCTGCTGGGCATGTAAAGGCTGAGCAGGGATGCTTGCGATAATTGATATAATCGCTGCAATGAATATTCCCCGCGATATGAAACGTCCCTTCATGGGCGTATTGAATATTTTTTTCAAACTTACTCCGTATTGCCTGATAAATATAGATTTTTGTTAACTACGTAGATGGTAGTAAAAATATCTCCTAAAAGGAAATGATGAAAATGAATAACCTGAAGTTACTTGTTGAAACATACTTTTTACATATCCTCAACTTTTGATAGTTTAGGGCATGAAAAAATTTGTGCTCTCAAAGGATGATAAAAGTGCGGTCAGCTACTCCATCAGTTATGAGAACTTGCTCAACGAGGCACAGTTTGAGGCTGTAACCCATGTTGATGGTCCAGTACTGCTTGTTGCGGGTGCTGGAACCGGTAAAACAAGAACACTGATCTACAGGGTTGCCCGCCTGGTTGAAAACGGTACGGATCCGTCCGAAATTCTATTGCTAACGTTTACCCGAAGGGCGGCCCACGAAATGCTGAGGAGAGCCAGCCATATTCTTGATGAACGATGCCGGCGTGTGGAAGGAGGGACATTTCACCACTACTGCAGTAAAATTCTGCACCGACACGCAGAATCGATTGGTTATCCTGATAACTTCACAATTATTGATTCTCAGGATGCGATGGAAGCTGTTAACCTGGTTAGAAACAGGCTTGACCTTCCAAAAAGGAAAAGCCGTTTTCCAAAGAAGTCAACGCTTTATTTCATGTTCAGCTCATCAATTAACCGGCAGATTCCGGTTCGGGAGCTGGTGGAAAATGAATATCCGCAGTTTACGGTGCATATCGATTTAATTGAAGAGATTTATGCAAAATATCAGGAGTACAAAGAGCTGAATTATGTAATGGATTTTGACGATTTGCTGGTAAAAACCCGTGACCTGCTTCGCGACAATGATGACCTGCGAAATGTGATTGCTTCGCGACACCGTTACGTTATGGTGGATGAATACCAGGATACCAACGCTCTTCAGGCTGAACTCACATCCCTGTTTTCATCTGTCCACCATAATGTAATGGCGGTCGGTGATGATGCGCAAAGTATCTACTCTTTCAGGGGTGCAGATCATAAAAATATGCTTGCCTTTCCGGAACTGTTTGAGGGTACGAAAGTAATCAAGCTTGAAGAAAATTATCGGTCCACGCAGCGTATACTGGATGTGGCAAACCGCGTTCTCGAGGAAGCTGAAGAAAAATTCGATAAGCAACTCTATACAAAAAACGAGGAGGGTGATCTGCCCGGGCTGGTAAAGGCTGCAAATATGAACGATCAAAGCCGCTTTGTGGCCCAAATGATCCTCAACCTCAGAGAGCAGGGATACGAGCTGAGCGACACGGCCGTTCTTTTCAGAAACGGGAGGGACTCTTTTGACCTGGAAGTCGTTTTGAACAATAAAAATATACCCTATGTGAAATACGGCGGGCAGAAGTTTACGGAGGCTGCACATGTTAAAGATGTTCTTGCACATCTTCGCGTCTTATTGAACCCCAAAGACTTAATTTCATGGAACAGGGTGCTTATGCTGATTGACGGCATCGGGCCCAAAACCGCAGAAGACCTCTTTCAGTGGGCGCATACGCGGGGCAACCCATTCGAGCCCGACCGTGCTCCAAATGCAAGTGAGAAGTACCTTGTTCAGCTAAAGGCGCTGAGCGAGCTTTTCGCCAAACTGAAAAAACTGGACGGATCGGTTACCGAGCAGCTGCAGGAAGTTGTTTCGTACTATTCGGTATTTTGCAGAAAACAATTTGACGATTACCCGAAGCGGATGAAAGACCTGGAGACATTCGTTGATATTTCCGGCACGTATCAAAGCCTGAACCAGCTGATAGAACAGCTTGCACTGGATCCCATTGAAGCCACTGTGATAGATACCGAGGCGTCTGAAAAAGACGAATCACCGCTTGTATTGAGCACCATCCATTCGTCAAAAGGACTGGAGTGGAGAAATGTTTTTCTAATTCAGTGCCTTGACGGTATTTTGCCCTCGGGTTATGCAATGGATGATCCCCGGCAGATGGATGAAGAGGTGAGGCTTCTCTACGTAGCCGTAACACGGGCTAAAGAGAATCTCTTTATTACCTATCCGGCACTTTTTCAAAGCCGGTACGGGGACTATTTTTCTCAGCCCTCCAGGTTTATTGAAGATATCGGGGAGAGGTTGCTCGAACCATGGTTACTGGTCGAGGAGCATGAAAATAATAATCTTCTTGAAGAGTAATTGAAAACAGGGGATGAGTACGTATCGTCGGAGAAGGCGTTCAGAGTCTTCTGAGTTCGCGCTTTTGCTTCACCATATCCACAATTAACCATGCAACCGGGTAAGGCGGAATGAGTACGGCTAAAAAAATGAAAAAAATCTGCCTTGCAGGTTTTCTTCTGCCAAGTGTAATTCCAGCAACCCCTGCAATCCAGAATACAAGGAACATAAATGACAGAAAAGCTACAACCAGCGAGCCTGCAAATCCAAAATAATTATAAAGCGTTTCAAGCATTGGCTTAAACTAAAAATCCTTACCTTTAGTACATAAATTAATTTGAGAAATCCACTTCATGCAACCAACCGTTTCCATCGTCGGACGACCCAATGTAGGAAAATCTACTCTTTTTAACCGGCTTATTGGTGAACGAAAAGCAATTGTTCACGACGAATACGGAGTTACGCGCGACAGACACTACGGAGAAAGTTTCTGGAATGGCAGAAACTTTACAGTGATCGATACGGGCGGTTATCTTCCTGACGATCCTGATGTGATTACATCGGGTGTTCGTGAACAGGTTCATATCGCTATAGATGAATCTGACCTTATCCTATTCGTGGTGGATACGGAGAGCGGAGTCAATTCACTGGATAAGGCAGTGGCTGAAATTCTCAGAAAGCAGGATAAACCTGTTCTTTGTGTTGTTAATAAGGCAGATAACGAGGAGAAAGTACACCAGGCGTATGAATTTTACGAGCTGGGCTTTGATACCATATATCCCGTATCCTCAATTAGCGGCAGCGGAACGGGAGACCTTCTTGACAGAGTCGTTGAACTACTTCCTGATGATACAGAAGAGGAAGAAGAGCACAAGTACCCAAGAATAGCATTTGTGGGCCGGCCTAATGTGGGCAAAAGCAGTCTGATGAACGCTCTTCTGAAAAGCGACCGGTGTATTGTAACGGATGTTCCGGGAACAACAAGGGATTCCATCAACAGCCTGCTGGAGTATAAAGGCAATACCTATACGCTGGTGGATACCGCCGGACTAAGAAAAAAGGCGAAAGTAAAAGAGAACATTGAGTTTTACAGCACCGTAAGAACCGATAAATCCATTCGCGAGGCGGATGTGGTCGTCTTGCTGCTTGATGCTATGCAGGGTTTTGATGAACAGGATAAACGAATTCTCAGGGAGGCCGAAAAGTTTAATAAAGGTATTCTGATTGCGCTCAATAAATGGGACAGCGTGCCTGAGAAGGATACAAACCTGCTTAAAGAGTTTCAGGAGTATATTCACGGGAAAGTAGCAACAATGAACTACGTACCCATCATATCCATATCAGCGCTTACGGGCCAGCGTATCGAGAGGGTACTCGATGTGGCAGATCAGGTTCTGGAACAGAGAAAAAAGAAGATTTCGACACCCGCACTAAACAGCTTTGTAGAAAAAATACTAAAAGATCGGCCATTGCCGGTTAAAAGAGGCAAGAAGCTGAAGATTCAGTATGCAGTGCAGGTGAAGAGCAATCCCCCTGTATTTAAGTTCTTTATGAATAATCCAGAGGAACTCCCGCCCAATTACAGACGTTTTATCGAAAATAAAATTCGTGAAGAGTTCAGTTTTGAAGGCGTACCCATTACAATGGTATTTCGTCAAAAATAACAGCGAAAACAAGTCAATATCTTTTGAAAGCCAAGGTTCAAAGGGTTATTTTCCATTTGAATAAATTCACAGACATTTAAACTGCACGTACAGGCATGCAACAGAATCTCGACAAACCTGCAGCAAACTCCCTCAGTGAAGATTTTACGAGGGAAAGAAAGCTATCTTTTCTGGAGCGTATTTATCTGCCCGAAATATTTAAAGGGCTTTGGTATTCGTTCAAACAGATGTTTGCTCCGCAGTTTACACTGAACTATCCGGAAGAAAAATGGGATCCGCCCGCAATATTCAGAGGCCGGCCTGTTTTAGTTGAAGACGATGGGAGAGAGAGGTGCGTA
Coding sequences within:
- a CDS encoding Plug domain-containing protein; protein product: MKGRFISRGIFIAAIISIIASIPAQPLHAQQQSVEFVQYFRELQNDFIRERVYLHTDRQWYVHGDRIWFSAFVTAGPQNLPSAISSVLYVELFDPEGSLIERIPVRIESGRASGSLTFNNTEPEAGTYRIQAYTAWAKNFGESYIHKADIAVLSDEETDDTAESPNGSPDLQFFAEGGELIAGLSQRVAFKAIGNDGLSRDVSGWVFSQDRTDSVRFASEHNGMGVIENWTSEESGSFAVAEIDGEMIRTELPAPVSSGSMLRVDGNPSDFLITVRSNDPETQNGQLLLFAHVRGEIYYASLILMENGSGETAIPRMQFPSGIVHFTLLGPSGNPVSERLSFNENELDRIETDLSPDQQTYSLREEVALDIAISDGERVLIPADVSLTVFDDAYADYQQYATDIRSRLYLETELRGYIEDPGYYFSDEPEAGLHLDYLLLTQGWRSYDMDAVLQRDDITLFSLPEEGFSLTGTIKSGFRGRPLENATVAFSLDDDEENLDIVTTGPDGKFMISGLDVTGAASFVLRANNESGGDRVQIELDNQFANLENSAVPPAEELTQSYFSNTEDERGATGSVAINSLKERSQSARSGTERYLEAELFGELDEITVTGEREEVDEEEQFRRFGERPGQRVDFDEQEHLSTLPINIVLNQIPGVSVVGNQVEISTGFTNLGGSAPPSPLILVDNIETDASYLLSLSPADVKTINVFRRSVELASFGISGTGGVISVRTRRGETGYVENERGTLAGRIQGYQQPTQFYSPRYGITVPRDIEEPDERITLHWEGDLSIPETGGTLQFWTNDVPSRYRVVLQGITQTGVPFSATETFEVTD
- the der gene encoding ribosome biogenesis GTPase Der, which produces MQPTVSIVGRPNVGKSTLFNRLIGERKAIVHDEYGVTRDRHYGESFWNGRNFTVIDTGGYLPDDPDVITSGVREQVHIAIDESDLILFVVDTESGVNSLDKAVAEILRKQDKPVLCVVNKADNEEKVHQAYEFYELGFDTIYPVSSISGSGTGDLLDRVVELLPDDTEEEEEHKYPRIAFVGRPNVGKSSLMNALLKSDRCIVTDVPGTTRDSINSLLEYKGNTYTLVDTAGLRKKAKVKENIEFYSTVRTDKSIREADVVVLLLDAMQGFDEQDKRILREAEKFNKGILIALNKWDSVPEKDTNLLKEFQEYIHGKVATMNYVPIISISALTGQRIERVLDVADQVLEQRKKKISTPALNSFVEKILKDRPLPVKRGKKLKIQYAVQVKSNPPVFKFFMNNPEELPPNYRRFIENKIREEFSFEGVPITMVFRQK
- a CDS encoding ATP-dependent helicase, which encodes MKKFVLSKDDKSAVSYSISYENLLNEAQFEAVTHVDGPVLLVAGAGTGKTRTLIYRVARLVENGTDPSEILLLTFTRRAAHEMLRRASHILDERCRRVEGGTFHHYCSKILHRHAESIGYPDNFTIIDSQDAMEAVNLVRNRLDLPKRKSRFPKKSTLYFMFSSSINRQIPVRELVENEYPQFTVHIDLIEEIYAKYQEYKELNYVMDFDDLLVKTRDLLRDNDDLRNVIASRHRYVMVDEYQDTNALQAELTSLFSSVHHNVMAVGDDAQSIYSFRGADHKNMLAFPELFEGTKVIKLEENYRSTQRILDVANRVLEEAEEKFDKQLYTKNEEGDLPGLVKAANMNDQSRFVAQMILNLREQGYELSDTAVLFRNGRDSFDLEVVLNNKNIPYVKYGGQKFTEAAHVKDVLAHLRVLLNPKDLISWNRVLMLIDGIGPKTAEDLFQWAHTRGNPFEPDRAPNASEKYLVQLKALSELFAKLKKLDGSVTEQLQEVVSYYSVFCRKQFDDYPKRMKDLETFVDISGTYQSLNQLIEQLALDPIEATVIDTEASEKDESPLVLSTIHSSKGLEWRNVFLIQCLDGILPSGYAMDDPRQMDEEVRLLYVAVTRAKENLFITYPALFQSRYGDYFSQPSRFIEDIGERLLEPWLLVEEHENNNLLEE
- a CDS encoding lysophospholipid acyltransferase family protein — translated: MTQLRAIFKLCMLFLYTVAAYSVYFIWYLFLKLFRKPVEPWRNILLKYWSRGICAILNMKMRVEGKAPQAPFVVVSNHVSYLDVVPLYGVLDCTFIAKKEIRSWPLIGFMAKTLGVIFIDRARRSDVNRVNREQMENLNEHQGILIFPEGTTSDGSRILRLRSPLLQTAIDTGLPVHVVTLYYETADSDIAATDSICWHGDISLGRHALRMAKTTRIDCVITINDEPVEGLDRKVLVENLQKKMRGQFKPMKA